The following nucleotide sequence is from bacterium.
AAGCCAACTCTTTTATCAGGTGTAATTGTGCTCTTACCTCATTGGCTGAACCGTTCGCGATTGACAGAAAATACCTGAAATCCTGTTTTCCGTGCCTTCCAAACCCCTCGGTAATATTTGAAATTACGGACAAAGAGGCTCTTTGGATCTGGTTCCTGAGTGTGTAGTTATGGGATAAGCGACCCGTCGTGGAAAGGAGGAATATCTTCTTTGATAGGGTCGCAAAAAGTCCAATCCGGGACTTTTCGCTCCACGGAAAGGGAAAAGCGTGGTTTTCCCTTTCCTTACAAATCAATGACTTACGATGCGGGTCATTGATTTGGGCACCCCACG
It contains:
- a CDS encoding four helix bundle protein; this translates as MAEISTDNKEDGFAKSPSTHPAWGAQINDPHRKSLICKERENHAFPFPWSEKSRIGLFATLSKKIFLLSTTGRLSHNYTLRNQIQRASLSVISNITEGFGRHGKQDFRYFLSIANGSANEVRAQLHLIKELAYVAPSEVDELIDLFNEVSRMIKGLRNSIRT